atggatcattggatcatgacatatatatatgaaaatccctgaaagatataaaatgcctgaagttTCTAATAtgagtacatccagaaatatgtattatattaaacttcaaagatctttatatgggttaaaacaatctggacgcatgtggtataaacgtcttagcgaatatctattaaaagaaggatttgagaataatccaatatgcccatgtgtttttattaagaaatcagaatccggatttgttattattacggtttatgttgatgatctaaatcttgttagaactcctgaagagatcagaagaactgctacatatttaaagaatgaatttgaaatgaaagaccttgacaaaacgaaattttgtctcggcttGCAGTTCGAGCATTTgcaaaatggaattctcattcatcagtcaaattatacagagaaagtcttgaagcaCTTTTACATGGTCAAATTCAATGGCTGTTTGATCACTTGATGTGTAGAAaaatccatttcgtccttgtgaagaagatgaagaaattattggtcctgaaatactttatctcagtgcaattgaaactctgatgtatcttgcaaattgcactcggcctgatattgcatttttagttaatttacttgcaatatatagttctacaccaactcgaagacattggaatgacattaaacATGTCCTTCGATACCTCCGAAatacggttgatatgggattattttatcaacatggatcaagtccacaattagttggatatgcggatgcaggttatctttcagatccacacagaggtatatctcaaactggatatgtatttacttatggaaattctgctatatcatggagatctgttaagcaaacactatctgctacctcttcaaatcactcataAATCATTGCAATTTATGAGacaagtcgagaatgtattttgctaagatcagtgattcaacatattcaagaaaagtgtggtcttcaagtgattaatgatagtccaataattttatacgaaaataatgctgcttgtattattcaaattagaggaggatatatcaaatgtaataaaatcaaacatatttcacctaaattcttttatacccatgaacttcaggagaaatgtgaaattaatgtcaagcaGATATGGTCAAGTAATAATCTGAcatatttattcactaaagtattaccaactgcaacattttaagaagattgtgcagaacattagaATGCGAAGACTTGAAGAtatattatcatgcacttttaaGGGGGAGTAAATGTTTTGAACACTTGTACTGATTGTACTTTTTCTCCTTTGCTAAGATTTTATTCCACTAGGTTTTCCTttacaagattttaatgaggcaattttAAAGCACTTTACAGTATACATGAATGttgtattctttttctttcgtcattagttttttcccgctgagtttttccttggcaaggttttaacgagacatattctttatgtatggtcatccaaatTGAGAGTATTATAAACCTATTTGTATGACCAtcatttagccatcaattaaatccaatttttagccattaattaagaccattgagccattaattaagacctatctttagccatcaattaagaattaaattatacctactcctttgtactcctatatatatgagtatcattcacttgtatatgatcaagttttgcatttgaataacaactctttctcttgcaatatcctCTCTCTtttgcaatatcatttctcttttagtttcataacactttttatttttattttttttattttaattttaatttttatagcaAAAAAGCATAAGTTAAATTGCAAAAGAAGTAAAAACTAAatgcacttttatttttttggcaaaaaAGCATAGGAAGTTAAATTGCAAAAGATGTAGACCAAGACTTCAACCCCCATAAGATCATAGTACATTATCATAGCTATACTCTCAACTGTggcaaaaatacatgaaaacaCCAAATGCACCAAAGGTCGTCTAATTCATATGTCCACAAATCGACAGCAGTGATTGGGTATTGGAGAGGAGAGTGTTGGAAGTATCAGCAGCAACTGTAATGAATCTGCACTCTACTTTCCCAGTAAACGACGAGCACGTTGATTTGCACCATCCACCCGTCTGCGCAACACATCGACATCTTCATCGAAAGGATCCAGAGCCTTGTTCTGGCTGCAATTATCATGAGTAATGTAGTTAGATCTTTTACACGACAGAGGTGATCAAGAGATAAGTTGACAGTTTCAATACTTTGGCACCCTCACTTTGTTTaaaggagaggaaaaagaaaaccacCGCGCGGCCTtttggggggggagggggggggtgGAGTGGGCGCGGGTTGGTCGTGTTGTAACAGAAATGGCAAAACATTAAATCGATAAAGTCCTGGGACTTCCATGCAATTGACAACACAACTGACCTCTCAATTTCAGAGCCCATGTCAATAGCCATTTCCTTCAGATCACCCAATATATTGCTCAGATCAGACAGTGCATCATCTTGCTTTGAATGTTCCATCTGTAGCAGAAATGATGAGATTGAGTGACAGATACAAATTGCGCTGGAAAGCAACACTAATACCACGAGAAACTTTAATAAACAGAAGCCAACAGATTTTGGGGGCAGAATTTCCCAATCCAAGAACAAAAATCACAAACGAAAGAAAAAGGACtccctctttcttttatttctttctcttgaAAAAAGAACTGCCAGAGTTTGAAGGTTGAAAAAGAACTAAGAGATAAATATAATGTGTTCAGGTCCAGAAGATTCTacaggaagggaaaaaaatcataaagcaAGCAAACAAAGCATTAATGTGAGCATGGTTTGCTTTAGTTGGGTTTGTGGGAGAATGTACAACCAAACTGAGGTTGGCCGAGAATCAAATTGAAACAGAGCAAAACAAAACGTTTCATAACGTCatggtttgagttaaattaGGAACTgaacaaataaccaaccaaatatTCAATTCTTCTGTCTTTGTTTACCTGAGACAACTATGTTGAAACAGTTACGTCATCCATTAGTAATTGCTTACGTGACTGTGTTTGCTGATTGACATACCAATAATGAAAACCTTGTCGAGTATATCAGACTTTATGAAAAGAATACATAGATGTTGCTTTGATAGGTTGATTTCCTATTTTATGGTGAACGAACCGAAACTACAACAAACTGATGAGCCCTCAAAACCCCATCAGGACCTACACGATAAAGCTGCTTTGATTTCGTATTACTCTTTGGTTGGCTTCTTTGCGTACCTCTAACAAAATGGAGCGGTGTGTTTCATGCTTTGctctattttgtttttcaactcatgcTTTGTTAAAAAACCAGTCGTTGGTGCTTAATTAATGGAAAGATACACATACCTCAACTTTCTGAAGTGCACTTGTGGGTTCAGCAAGTGAATTTGGTGTGTTTGACCGTCCCTTGGCTGGATTCAATCCTAACCTTTCCTTCTGCTCCAAGTGGCTACCCTTTCTCCGGGATGAATCATCTGCATAACCAAGTAAATCACATCtgaagaaacaaaacaaaagaataaaaacagaAGGGAAGTGCGAATAGTTCAGTCATGGCTCATCTTCgtttctcattttccaaaaccgaTATAATCTTTGAGTCATGAAAGGTATAGAACAGAAAGAAAACTGACCTCCTCTGATAACAGGGCCTCTAATTGGGCGTGTCTTCTTTGGCTTCCATGTCTTAGAGAACATGCCTCCAAGACTTCCAAGAAGCTTCTCACCCTGAAatcagcaaaaaaataaaaaactcaattaatttttttattttatttattccaatCCATTTAATCCAAAAAACCTAAATGCCAACAGAATAAATTGAGAGGGCTGTATTTGTCATCGGAGGATTGCAATGCCAAAGGAAGTAATATTTCCTACATCAAGAATCCAGAAAAATTATACGACAGAAATTTGAGCCTACAAGTCATCTATCTTGACATTTACAATTGATTTTCTCCTTATTTCACGGtaattattagttaattaaCAATACTTTTTGCTTCTACTTCAGCAATTCCAGGAAGATGGAAAAATAATCTGACAAGAAACTCCAACAAAATGAAGCATTGATAATATGCCTTAGTCAAACAAGGGTACAACAGAAAAAAACAGGATACAAAAATGTAATGTCAATTATGAAACTCAAATCCAGCaagtgatctctctctctctctctctctcagatagagagagagagagagaggtaatgGCTCAAACAAAGAATgacaaagaataaaattatacaTCTCCTAGAAGCATGACACGCAtacaagaataataataatattataatataaacttGGCAGGTGATATTCGATAACTATATTAGAAATTCAAAATATCACCTACTCCATCTCTTATCATAAGAAGTACAACTCGATCAAGCTATAAGTAGTATGCTCCTTGGTAATATATTACCTTGATTTCTAATGCATAGAATATTTTTTGACCATTCTACACAATGCCTATGGGGGAAGGCAAAATGAATGAGCACAATGAGATGGTGCTGGCAGTTGAGGAGGGATGGGTGATGCAGGTAGACAGTGCAGCAGTGGATTAGTCGTGGTAATAATAACAGGGTGGTTATAGAATTCTGGTGATAGAGTTGGCAAAGCACCAGGTTAGGATTGATGGTACTCATCTTGTTTTCCAAACATTTGAGAACAATTAGAAAGCTCAGGGAagtgtaatatattatatttattggaTAAGAGTGGTGCAACCAAAACGCATGGTCTATTTTATGAGTTATTCTGTTCTCAAGTCGGTGTGTAGAGTACACCATCCAGATCACTTAAAGGGTAAGATTtcatttgtaagattcaaattttaaaatttattttccacaAATTATAACATGCAAGTAGTGTGTGGTGTAGAGGCCTTAGAATAGAAGTActcttattttattgtattatgtATGTCATCATATAAAGACATGACTCCTTTGGAGATAGAAAGCAGGatcaaaattcataaaaatgaaaGTTATTTTCCCAATTCAGGAACATTCCTAACCAAGTTTATAAATCATGCAGTCGAAATCCTAAATTAATGACTACCAACATACCAAGaaaaaagattgaatatgcaCATATATACAATATCAAAGACATCCATGTATCTTCAACAGATAAAACAGACAAATATTAGAAATTTACAAACGAGGACTTTAAGATATCATATAAAAGCCATTAAGTTCAAGTTAGTGCAGATGAAGCAGAAATGATAAGGCAAAGAAAACTGTGCAGAATAAGAAAACTATGCAAAGAAAACTTTTAAGTTTGATTTGtgttattatataaactaatttCTTAAAGTATATATTCTGATTTGAGGAATAAGAGCAATACCCTACTGAGATTCTGATCAACGTCAATAGTGACCATGTGAGTCCTGGTAATTTGCTCACCCTGGTGGTGCAAGTTGACCAAAGTATTGGTAGCATCCTCTCTTATTTCCTCAGCTATCTTCAGGCAGCTGTTGACAGCCTTCGTATTCTCCTCAGCCTTGTAAACAGAATAGTCCTCCAGCTCTTGCACAGATTGATTGTCTAATCCACCTGAGTCGCGGAAATCATTCTTGTACTTGTTTCTCGCTGCTGATGTAAGTGCATAAGAAGATGACGAAGAGGAGGTTGTTTGCCGCTCATCATCATCAAAAGGGTTGGTGCCAAAGTTTGGTGTCATTAAAGAAGGCTCAGAAGAAGTCCTCCTCGAGGAATTGTGTTTTTGCTTATTATCCAACTCATTGTGATGGTCAAAAGGGTTTGAACTAGAATGAGCAGCATATCCAGGATCAACTGAATTATGTTTTGCAATCTTCACGGGAGATTTCTTTAAACCAAACATTTTGCAGTGATAAATATGCTGACTTCagtaagataattttttttggcgTAAACGATCTTGCAAATGAAACCACGATACTACCGAACTGTACAGTGATCAACAATGATTCTGCAAAGGAACAAGGACAACTATGTGAGCTTGCCACTGGTTGCAACGAGCAACAACTGAAAGCCAACAAGCTAAATACAAAGAGCATTTAGTATCAAAATATGCGGTACTTGAGAATGAAAACAAGCcgatgattaaaaataaaaaataaaaaacttcaaaGAATAACCCAAAGCCACCAGAACTCAAAGATTCAAAtagggaaaataaataaataaacaggaGAAATAAAATCAAGTCTATTCATCACCATAAATAAGCACCGTGAAAAGAGGGAATAAAAATCATTAAGGCCGGTAGATCTTAGAAGTAATTGACTCATACGGCATATCCAAAATTCCAAAAGCAATACATGATATGACCAAAGGAATCAAGAAAAAGTTATCATAGTGTTCTATTagttgttttttaaaaataaacattcTGTCGGACAGTCTGACATGAAAATAAACAGAgcacaagggaaaaaaaatcaaccaaaaattGTACTATCGTTTGtgtaaacaaataataaaaatgcacTTAAATAACAAACATACTCGTATACTCTGCTAGATCGGAAACAAAATGCTGGAAAATTCTTGAATATGAGGTTATTCATCATTCAAGAACATAGGAACCAAAACCTTGTCTAAGATGAACCTAAGGCGGCGATTTGACTTAGTCGACATGACTTTTATTCTCTATCAgccataaaacaataataataataaaaaaaaaaagttttctttttattttcatcccTTCCTCACCAACAAAACAAGGGATCACCAAAAGacaaaaaacaaacacaaaaacgTGCGACCCATgtaaaacataacaaaaaatcTAAATCTTAGAAATGAAAGTTCAAGGACAAACCCGGAAACGCATTACCAGAAAAGGGAACATGGTATTTGATATAACAACCTGAGAGAATTGGAATAGGCGAGCAAATGGAAATGGTATTGAGCGTATgataaagaaaacaagaaacgccaagataaaaatgaaaattagagaAAAACCCATCAAAACCAGAAACGGAATCCATCATTTTAACAAAAAACGAATCATTATAATTAGTGGGCAACACCATCTCAATCTGGGTACCTCAGAAATTCCACCAAATGAAGGAGACAATCCTGCAAGAATGGAGGAGAGTTGCACAAAACAAAGGGaatatatgagagagagagatggggaggGGACGGGTTCAGAGGAAGACTGGGCAAAGCCTGGGCCAGAAACACGTAAAACGCATCAAGAAAAGTCTTCGGGTAGGAAACTGGCATGAAAGTCCGAGTTTGAAAGCGAGTAAATTCACTGTAGacgtcttctttttttttttttttttttttcttcaaaatagtACAAATGTCAAATTTACAAATCAAGCTATGAACTCGATCAAACCCGGCTACTCttctcaataatttttttttttaatttttaattttaaatttatcagtaacattttgttttatttgaagtttttggaCAGAATAGAATGAAGGAATATCTCTAATCTCTCTTGCAGACCAGACAAGAAGGTTTGATTTGGTAatagagaattttgagttttaaaaaaatatatattaaaatattatattttaatattattattattttaaaatttaaaaaaattaaaagaaattaaattatttattatattttttataaacatttaaaaaaattataattataagatgaaaattttaaatttaaaataaaaatttttatatgccAATCCAAACCGAAAAACCATTTCAACCAATCTTACTTTCACAAGAATATAAGAATATGCCAAGTTGGTGTCCATAATTAAAGCCAAGCAAACCATATTAGACTTTTTGACAAGTTTTGTACAAATGTTGTACAGATTCTAGAAACcgaaaaaagatatttaaaaaaaaaaaaaaaaacagttttttattttctagataTTGATTGTGAGGAGACCAAAAGATTAGGATTAAAGTTTGGAACAACTAGTTTGACTAAAACTTTTCGTGAGGGGACCaatcttgataattttttttttttaaatgatactCTCGCTTTTTATGctagaattttttgttttatttttaaaattttctatttacttaataattaaggaaattttttttaataatattatgttctttttttattttttttaaatattgaaagtattaaaaaatatatataaaaaaaaaaaaaaaaaaaaaaaaccaattatgCCTAACAGTAGCTCCTAGCGGGAGCTAGGAGCGGTGGACGTAAcaccattcttcttctttgttttaaaGAGAAACTGTTATGATTTATTTATCAGATAAATTTATATCCATGACCGGATACATTTTAAGATATTTCCATATCAAACATgacattataaattaaaataatacatttGAAGCTTCACCAgtacattatttcattttttaactgGTCTAGTCTTCATTATTGTTGATACTCTCTACAAACAAATGTCCAAGAAACGAGACTCCCTcactaaatattaaattttaaagcaaaatgataaaaataccaGAATATGTATGTGAAGGAAAATGTtatctatatttataattttattcacaACCATACAACCTGACGTGTTAGTcactgaaaatgataaaaatttaaatttaaaattcaaattcaaattaaaaaaaatattaatgaaatgtGGTTGCTATTCAATACATATAGTATTGTACATAAAGCTGtgggtatatgagcagttgtggcaaaaatgttattaatttgtttaggGGGTCAAAAAAAGACTTTTGATAATTGGAAGTTTaccaattttaatatattttaaacttgTATATTTCATGATATCTAACATTGGAGCATTTTCGATATAAATAGAGCCAATTTAAAATGTcgatactttatatatatattctaaatttctaGATTAAATATCttgttttgatattttcttAACTTATATTtacatcttattaaaaaaataaatattgatatgAAATAAGTTACCCCATTCAAACCAATACAAAGACCAAAAGGCCCAAAAGCTCATAAACGACATTTTTGTTAGATCTTCCGCATAATAATGTCCATGATTATGAAGAAGGGACTCCTAGATCACAAAGCTCCAATTATTAGTAATCCAATAGGAGAACAACACGTGGCAAAGGGATTATTATATGAATATGAAAGAAGATTATATTTATAAgccaatataaatataaaagataaatacgCACTTTATGCCACTGACATGacaatatttgattttcaataaaatttaattttaaaataagatttaattagCAATATATAAGTGGTATGAAGGGCACAACCTCTATACAGGTCTTCAAGTAGAAGAACTCGTTTTGAAGACTTGTATATAAATAAGTTCAATAACCATGAGGTTACTTTATCTAGGTATTTTTCAATCTCATTCTAGTCATatgttttctaaatttttcaaGAGATAATCCCATTGATAATTGGATCTGCTATCAAAGCAGCTaaggaaataaaattaagtttgaCCTcacattttttcattatatataaaatatagtggTAATGCATATCAATATGTTCTCATTTGGAACTTTGTATTCCACTTTTTATTAACGAGATAACAGACTAATTGTCATAAAACATATTGATTAGTTTTATGGATATACTCAAACTTAAGTTTTCAAATAAAGCATTTCATCCACACCATATTACTCACTATagtattgtaaaaaatatacTCTACTTCAATTGTGGACTTAGCAATACAATCACGTTTCTCACTCAATCAAGAGACTGCTATTccaccaaataaaaaatatgtccaCTTGTAGATTTTCTATAATCTACATCACTTTCAAAATCGGCTTATAATCTCCTTATActtttttgctttttccttATTAGTATATTGTGATTGGTAACATTTATTCTTTTCACACTTAAAAAACAATTTCTATTGAATGGTTTactttcactctttttcaaccattcatttttttaaactgtTTTGGCTTATGTTGTTTTGTAGAGAACGTGTGTCTTGAGCCATCATTAAATGGGATGATCCATTCTCTCTATTCCTCCCATTCATCATTTCTTCTTCAAATACCAAAGGTAGTAAGGGTGAAATCattgttatttaatttctaCTATGTGTTAAGGAAGTAATAATACGATCCCAAAATGAAAGAAGACAATTGAGTATGGTTGTAACTTGCATTTTATCAGTATGAAGACAACCAAcattaaataattcttttgcAATCAATTCTATTTGAAGTACGTGCTGGCCCATACTTTTATCATCTTtcatgaaagtactattatctttatttaacAATAATTGTATGGAAGTAATAGACCTCAATTCTATTTACCTTCAACTGAATACATAAATTCCTTAGCAATTTCATAGTGTTTGAAAAGAGGAATGATATCATAATTCATGTAATGTAAAACCCAAGCTCTTGCCCAAGCATTGTGTTTTTCCATTTGTCTATGCTTTTTACACCACTTCTACTTCCACTTTggccattttcatatttttatatgacgttggctattttccatattttcatggattaaagaaaatttatatGCCTCTTCCAAGTTTGGAATTTTCTtctattgaattttttaatccATGAGGGATCAATACTTTTCTTCGATGCCATAAATAATAAACCTTAAAATTGACTAACAAAAATGTAGATAGTAGATGTGTTCTATTACAAATGCAAAAATATAGTAATACAAACTGTGAAAATCAAATTAGTTATaatgaattaataattaaaatcaccaaATTTAAACCAAGATGGTTGCCTAGAAATCCTCCTGTTTGATTACAAATAAGGAAAATAATGGAAGTTGTGCCTCGATCGAGTGTTGCCATGAACTCTTCTTGAAATTGCTAATTTTGCAAGGGATTTTTGACAATTTTTTCTAACAACAGGTGCCCTATATAGATTTTTTACAGAGTTAGGAGCATAATGGCATCTAGACAGACCAAATTGGACTTACAATGACTTAGAACAGTTAGAAATACGAAAAATGGTCCAAACTGATTCATAAAATCGAGTCAAATGGTTTAGATTGGGTTCAGGTCGAGTAGACCATTTTGGCTTTGTTAACGGCTTGATCAACAACTTAATGCACAACTTCAGATTAAACGACATCATTGTGTTGCCTCTGCTTGATGCCTCCAGAGTCCTTAGAACGACGTTGTGATGGGCTTTTAGTGAAACAACGTCGTTTATGACTTAAGAAGAATTGCTAGCAGTAGCCAAAGCCAAAACAACATTGTTGTTTTGGTCAATATTCTTCTCATGCGGATAAACGACATTGATAATGTCGTTTTAGAAAATCTAAATTTTGAGTGTCATTTCTACTAATAATGTTGTCTTCAACCTCAAGTTCATTGGAGTTTGAATTTGTAGAACTCCAACTTTCTCCCTCCACTAGCGTACTGGATGGTGACAACTCAATATCTAACGTGTCCCTGACACTCTCAAAGCCCGACAATAGTGAGGGACACAGGTAACTAGTCAGAAAATTCTTTAAAACTTCTCTGTGTTTTTCGATTTAGGACAATGCTCATTTCTTCCTTTGAGTGAcaatttttcaacaattttgttCAAAGTAGTAACTAGTAATCAAAAtttccaaatttttaaaatatttaagtccTTCCTCtgtgatttgaaaaattttctaAGTTGATTTCAAAAGCCTCCATAAATGGTTTGTTATGTAAGTGTGATAGCAATGTTAGAATTTAAGAACAACAATGTGTTGGCATTTTATCAAAATGGAGACAAATCTGTTAAGGTGTTTGTCCCACATAATGGTGTTCGATAAAGGATTTCAAGCAAGTAAATTGTGTACATTCGATCTCTATTTATATACCACTAGATACTGTTGGCAAGGAGCATAGCCATTGGCAAGAGGCACAATGAATCAAATGATTGTGTCTGTGACCTTcgtctcttaaaaaaaaaaaaaatcaaacgaTTGTGTCACTCTACACTTCCTCAACCAACACTTACATG
This Carya illinoinensis cultivar Pawnee chromosome 11, C.illinoinensisPawnee_v1, whole genome shotgun sequence DNA region includes the following protein-coding sequences:
- the LOC122281037 gene encoding SNAP25 homologous protein SNAP33-like → MFGLKKSPVKIAKHNSVDPGYAAHSSSNPFDHHNELDNKQKHNSSRRTSSEPSLMTPNFGTNPFDDDERQTTSSSSSSYALTSAARNKYKNDFRDSGGLDNQSVQELEDYSVYKAEENTKAVNSCLKIAEEIREDATNTLVNLHHQGEQITRTHMVTIDVDQNLSRGEKLLGSLGGMFSKTWKPKKTRPIRGPVIRGDDSSRRKGSHLEQKERLGLNPAKGRSNTPNSLAEPTSALQKVEMEHSKQDDALSDLSNILGDLKEMAIDMGSEIESQNKALDPFDEDVDVLRRRVDGANQRARRLLGK